Sequence from the Fictibacillus arsenicus genome:
GCCTCCGCGTACAATTTTGATTCTGTTGCCTGACTCATCGATATTCACGTTTTTGCTTCCCAAGAAGCTTCCTGTTACGATCAATGCTTCATCAGGACTTGCTGTACGGTACTTTGTAATAAAAACACTAATAAGAGCAGCTACTAGAAATACGGCAATCCCAATTACAATAAATAATGGCGAAAAACTCATGAAATCCCCTCCAGATTAATGAAAATATGTTTGTTCTACTTGCTCATAACGCATAACCGATACGACACCTTTTTGAATATCGATAATTAAAATCTTCTCACCTTGCTGAATCGGTTTGTTATCCATGCTTACAGCGGTCTTTGAGATTCTTCCGCTTATTCCTTCTATTAATATCTCTCCAAAACCATCAGCCGGAACAGATGTAATGACTGTACCTACTCTTCCTTTTAAATCCTCATCCCGATAAGCCAATGATTCTTCTGCCGATCGAATAGGTGTTAAAACAAATACATTTAAAAGGGTTACGAGTAAAATGGAAAGCAGACAGCTGAACACAAGGATGAACCAGCTATTGATTCCGGTCATAACCTCCAGCAGGTAACCAGAAGCGCTGCCGATTGTAAAGAAAGAAAGAATAAGTGCAGGATGCAAGAATTCCATTGCTGCATCAAGCATGTCACCAAAAAGAATATAAACGAACGTGATACATCCAAAAACGATGAAACTTCCTAAGTATATAGTTGATAACGGATACCCGAACAGTTCCATGGCCATCTCTCCCTATCCCTTTATTGAACGATTATTTTTAAATAACAAGCCCCCCATGTCGAATTTCTTTAACCATATCAAAAAGAACAAGAAAAAAATGTAAGATTTTGTCGACAGTAATATAAATTCCAATATTGGTTTTATATGTAAATTTACGGATAACTAAATAAAAAGTTTCAGTTTGTTAAGAATTTTTTGTATACTTTTGTTAATGAGAGGATGGGATATATGTATACAGAAGATTTGTGGATACATTTGAAAAAACATGAGAACAAAGAGGATGCTATTCCTATGAAAAAATACATGAGGGATCAGTTTGAATTCTTTGGCATGCGTTCACCAGTTCTGAAAGAAAGCTTTAAAGCTTTTATTAAAGAAAAAGGACTTCCTCATCCTGAAGAACTGTCTTCATTTTTAAATGAAGCGTGGGCTAAACCTGAACGTGAAATGCAATATGCGGGGCTAACGATTGCTGACAAGCTAAAAAAGCATATGACGAAGAGCGACATTGAATGGATTGAATATATCATTGTAAATAAAAGCTGGTGGGATACCATCGATCACATAGCTAAAAACATTGCGGGTTATTATTTTAAAAAGTTTCCTGAAGAAATCGTTCCTGTAACAGAGCGATGGATCGCAACGAAAAATATTTGGCTGATGAGGTCAGCTATCCTGTTTCAATTGGGGTATAAGGAAAAGACTGATAAAGAGCTTATGGCACATATTATTAAAGAGACGAAATATGAACAAGACTTCTTTATTCGTAAAGGCATCGGCTGGGCATTGCGTGAATACGCAAAAGTTAACGAGGACTGGGTGTGGGAGTTCGTACATTCGGAGGAATTAAGTCCGCTTTCTTATAAAGAAGCCATCAAAAATATAAACAAAACAAAGCAGCCGTCCTGATTAACGGCTGCTTTTTCATGTTCATGATGGAATTCCTAATTTAGAAACAACATATCTTATCGCATTACGGAATGACACAAAGGATTTTTGATCTGTATCAATACCAAGAGCAACCATGTTCTTAACCATGTCTTGCTTAAATCCGCAATAAAGGACTTCAGCTCCCATTAATTCAACCGTAGTTGTCAGCTTCTGAATTTCCTGGCCTAAGTCAGGATCTTCTACCGTCGTAATTCCTGAAAAATCTATGATGACATATTCGGCATGATAATTTAAACATTCGTTTAATAATTTGCTCGTCAGGTTTTCCATTCTTTCAAATGTCATCTCACCGATAAGCGGTACGAGGAGTGTATTTTCCGCTATTGTCGGCAATATTGGAGTAGATAATTCATTGATTAGCGCTTTTGTTTTTTCCTTATCTTTTTCAAGCTCGGTAATATCCCTCCAAGTCAGGATAAACCCGAGTTTTTCTTGTTTGACAATCAGTTCCTTTACAACCAGTCTTGCAACAAATTTATTAAATAAGACAAGCTGCATGTCGATTGGAAAATCACCTTTTTGAAGCATTTCTTCTTTATAAGAAGGATTTTTATGAAAACGGGCAATCGGAGTGCCGATAAGATCTTCCGCTTTATCTAATCTAAAATAAGATTTCATGGATTCAATAAGTTCTTTTCCAGATTCATTCATCCAAGAAATCTTATAGTCTAAATCTATAATAAAAATATTCTCTTCTAAACAATTAAGTGTATCCGTAATGGTATCCTCTAAATGGTAAACCATAAAAACTATCCCCTTCTCTCATTTCCTGTATCTATCATATCCGAGTTCGACAAATTCTTCTATAGAATCCCTCTATATTCTCAGGTTTTCCAGCACATTCTACAAATCATGTAAGCGCTGTCTTAATCTTTACAAAAATATCTGTTGTAACCTGCCTCAACACCATGTAAAATGTCCCTATCAAACATACAAGTGTATTTCTCAGAAAAACATAAGGGGTGGATGAAATGGTAAATCATGTTTCTGTAGGACTTTTAGGATTAGGTACAGTTGGTAGCGGTGTCGTTAGAATGATTGAAGGTAATCGTGAAGGGCTTCAGCATCGTGTTGGCTGTCCGGTTTATATTGAAAAAATCTTAGTTCAAAACATCGAAAAAGAGCGACTAGTAGCAATAAAAAAAGACTGGCTGACACAGCAGCCAGAGGAAGTACTAGAAAACCCCGATATTCATGTAGTCATAGAAGTAATGGGAGGCATCGAGCTTGCCCGCGAATATATCACGCTTGCACTGCAAAACAAAAAACACGTGATCACAGCAAATAAAGATCTCATGGCACTTCATGGAGCTGAACTACTGCAAGTTGCTCAGCAAAACGGATGCGACCTTTTCTATGAAGCAAGTGTTGCAGGGGGAATCCCTATTATCCGATCACTCGTCGACGGACTTGCATCTGACCGTATTACAAAAATGATGGGGATCGTGAACGGTACAACGAATTATATTCTCACAAAAATGGATAAACAGCAGCGGAATTATGAAGAAGTTCTAAAAGAAGCACAATCACTCGGTTATGCAGAAGCCGATCCTACTTCAGATGTTGAAGGGATTGATGCGGCGAGAAAAATGGCTATTCTTTCAACGCTCGGGTTTTCAATGCATATCCATCTTGATGATGTAAACGTAACTGGTATTTCGAGAGTGACACAAGAGGATCTCGAATATGCGAGACAATTTGGCTATACGCTTAAACTCATTGGCAACGCAAAGAAAGATAACGGAAAAGTGGAGATTAGTGTAGAACCTACGCTGCTGCCGGATTCTCATCCTTTAGCAAGTGTGCAGAATGAGTATAATGCCGTTTATGTGTATGGAGAATCTGTCGGGGAAACTATGTTTTTTGGACCTGGTGCCGGCCAGCTTCCAACAGCAACATCCGTCGTTTCAGATCTAGTTGCTGTAGTCAAAAATATGCGTTTAGGTGTAAACGGAAAAAGCGCTGTTGCCCCGCAATTTGATAAACAATTAAAGCAGCCTGAAGAAATCGATGGAAAATTCTTTTATAGACTGCATATTAAAGATGAAGCAGGCGCATTCTCGGCAATCACTTCCCTCTTCGCACTTCATGAGATCTCTTTGGAAAAGTTAATCCAAAGTCCTGTTGATGAAAAAGGTGTTGCGGAAGTAGTAATCGTCACTCATGGCACGAACAAGCAGCAAGACAACCGGGTGTACAATTTGCTGCGTGATTCAGATGTTGTTCAGGAAATTAAAAGTCACTACAGAGTGGAGGGAGCTTAACATGCATTGGAATGGATTGCTTCATCAATATAAAGAGTACTTGCCTGTAAATGACGACACCCCCTTGCTTTCTTTAAATGAAGGTCATACACCTCTTATTCCGTTAGATCATCTCTCAAAGGAATGGGGCATCAATTTGTACGCGAAATATGAAGGCGCCAATCCAACAGGTTCCTTTAAAGACCGGGGTATGGTGCTTGCTGTTGCCAAAGCGAAAGAAGCTGGCAGCAAAGCGATTATCTGCGCATCTACAGGCAACACTTCAGCAGCTGCTGCAGCATACGGAGCCCGTGCAGGTTTGCGTTGTATCGTCGTGATTCCAGACGGAAAAATCGCCCAAGGGAAGCTCGCACAAGCCAAAATGTACGGAGCTGAAATTTTTGCCATCCAAGGTAATTTTGATGAAGCGCTTGAAATGGTTAAACAAATGAGCGAAGAAGAAGGCTATACACTTGTTAATTCTGTAAATCCATTCAGATTAGAAGGTCAAAAAACAGCAGCCTTTGAACTTGTTGATTCTCTCGAAAAAGCGCCAGACATTCTCGCGATCCCTGTCGGAAACGCAGGCAATATAAGTGCATATTGGAAAGGGTTTAAAGAATACGATTCGGTAAAGGCGTCAGGTCTGCCAAGAATACATGGCTTTCAAGCTGCAGGGGCCGCGCCCATTGTAAATGGCAGCGCCGTAAAGAATCCAGATACGATTGCAACAGCTATCCGAATCGGCAACCCTGCAAGCTGGCAGCTGGCGACTGCAGCTCTAGATGAGTCAGGCGGTATAATCGACAGTGTAACAGATGAAGAAATTTTAGAAGCTTATCAGATGCTCGCTTCAAAAGAAGGTGTATTTGCAGAACCAGCTTCCTGCAGTACAATCGCAGGATTATATAAACAGCATAAGCAAGGACTCTTGCCAAAAGGAGCTTCTATTGTTGCCGTTTTAACTGGCAATGGATTGAAAGATCCTGATATTGCATTAAAAACTGTTGCGCAAGAACCTGTTGTAATTCCCAATGATCTTAATCAATTACGTCAGCAGCTGAAAGGATGTGTTGTTTAAATGAAGCTTGATGCTTT
This genomic interval carries:
- the thrC gene encoding threonine synthase is translated as MHWNGLLHQYKEYLPVNDDTPLLSLNEGHTPLIPLDHLSKEWGINLYAKYEGANPTGSFKDRGMVLAVAKAKEAGSKAIICASTGNTSAAAAAYGARAGLRCIVVIPDGKIAQGKLAQAKMYGAEIFAIQGNFDEALEMVKQMSEEEGYTLVNSVNPFRLEGQKTAAFELVDSLEKAPDILAIPVGNAGNISAYWKGFKEYDSVKASGLPRIHGFQAAGAAPIVNGSAVKNPDTIATAIRIGNPASWQLATAALDESGGIIDSVTDEEILEAYQMLASKEGVFAEPASCSTIAGLYKQHKQGLLPKGASIVAVLTGNGLKDPDIALKTVAQEPVVIPNDLNQLRQQLKGCVV
- a CDS encoding STAS domain-containing protein, with amino-acid sequence MVYHLEDTITDTLNCLEENIFIIDLDYKISWMNESGKELIESMKSYFRLDKAEDLIGTPIARFHKNPSYKEEMLQKGDFPIDMQLVLFNKFVARLVVKELIVKQEKLGFILTWRDITELEKDKEKTKALINELSTPILPTIAENTLLVPLIGEMTFERMENLTSKLLNECLNYHAEYVIIDFSGITTVEDPDLGQEIQKLTTTVELMGAEVLYCGFKQDMVKNMVALGIDTDQKSFVSFRNAIRYVVSKLGIPS
- a CDS encoding homoserine dehydrogenase, which translates into the protein MVNHVSVGLLGLGTVGSGVVRMIEGNREGLQHRVGCPVYIEKILVQNIEKERLVAIKKDWLTQQPEEVLENPDIHVVIEVMGGIELAREYITLALQNKKHVITANKDLMALHGAELLQVAQQNGCDLFYEASVAGGIPIIRSLVDGLASDRITKMMGIVNGTTNYILTKMDKQQRNYEEVLKEAQSLGYAEADPTSDVEGIDAARKMAILSTLGFSMHIHLDDVNVTGISRVTQEDLEYARQFGYTLKLIGNAKKDNGKVEISVEPTLLPDSHPLASVQNEYNAVYVYGESVGETMFFGPGAGQLPTATSVVSDLVAVVKNMRLGVNGKSAVAPQFDKQLKQPEEIDGKFFYRLHIKDEAGAFSAITSLFALHEISLEKLIQSPVDEKGVAEVVIVTHGTNKQQDNRVYNLLRDSDVVQEIKSHYRVEGA
- a CDS encoding DNA alkylation repair protein, coding for MYTEDLWIHLKKHENKEDAIPMKKYMRDQFEFFGMRSPVLKESFKAFIKEKGLPHPEELSSFLNEAWAKPEREMQYAGLTIADKLKKHMTKSDIEWIEYIIVNKSWWDTIDHIAKNIAGYYFKKFPEEIVPVTERWIATKNIWLMRSAILFQLGYKEKTDKELMAHIIKETKYEQDFFIRKGIGWALREYAKVNEDWVWEFVHSEELSPLSYKEAIKNINKTKQPS
- a CDS encoding NfeD family protein: MELFGYPLSTIYLGSFIVFGCITFVYILFGDMLDAAMEFLHPALILSFFTIGSASGYLLEVMTGINSWFILVFSCLLSILLVTLLNVFVLTPIRSAEESLAYRDEDLKGRVGTVITSVPADGFGEILIEGISGRISKTAVSMDNKPIQQGEKILIIDIQKGVVSVMRYEQVEQTYFH